The Rhipicephalus sanguineus isolate Rsan-2018 chromosome 10, BIME_Rsan_1.4, whole genome shotgun sequence genome segment GCAGGTATGGTGCCTGATCCACCCACTGATGTGAGTAATTGATGCCAATACTCAAACTTGAGGTATCACTTGTAGCCGTCCAGCCTTCATGATAGCAACAGGTGCTTCGAAGAGGTAGCGACTGTTTACAGCTTTAACAGTTTTTTAAAGAACTGTGGTTTCTTGCATCTGTTTGTTCGGCACGGTACTAGTACACTGCATTACGATGGAAAAACATTGCATAAAGTGTCACATAAAAGAGCAGACGGACCAGTGCCTTGTCATGTGTTGGAGCACATTTTGTACTCCTTTGTTTTTGCCAGTCCTTCATCAAGCCATTTACAAATCTCACATTGATGTGTTCCTGTGCATTGCTCAGCTATCTCTACAGACTGCGCAATTATGCATTAAGTTCTGTGTTGAGGGTCATCCCTTAATTCTTTTTGTTTCGCTTCTTCACACATCCACCTTCACTGCATCTAGGGGACGAAATACTTCGCTCCTGTTGATAGCAATACCTTGCACATCGCTGCAGACTGCAAGTTCATCTTGTCTGACGCGTATTTATAGCAACATGTGTACGCATCGACGATGACGGCGTACATCTTTATCGCGAACACGTGCCGGAAGGCTGAGAAGCCTTGACTCTGGCTGAATGCCAAGGCTTCATTTGCAAGGGAGATTGTCCTCCTTCAGAGAGGGACCCCCGACCTGCCTGCTGCCTCGTCAAATGACGCGTGACCTCTGAGGAGACAGAGCAGAACAGCAGGGGGGCGGGGGCGGCCGTACCACAGTGTCTCTCTTCtagttttcttcttcttgatcTCTTACTTTCTTGGGTTCTGTTGTCACGCTAGCTGCTCGTGTTTTGGGGTCAGGGTGTCTCTCCACTCGCTAGATCATTGGAGGCTCCTCCGCAGGAGGAATGAATGTGCCTTGCTGCAGCCACTTCGTACGATTCCTTACGGAATAGCCAAAAGTAGCTTGCAGATGGCTCTGTGTTGACATGGTTACTAGATAGTTGTGATGTGTGCGGTAACCAGATTTATCTCGGATACACATGACTACCCGTACTTGCCGCTGCTGTTTCAGGTACGTTGCATAGTTTGTGGGACCCCGCAAAGGCGATGGATTTGGCGTTGCTTCATCGGTATATTATATGCACCAGGAGAGTTACTTGACATGTTATTTCTCTGTAATGTTTGTTTTGCCTACTTTATAAGCGGTGCTAGTTTTAATTCATCGGGTGTAGAAGCTTTAGTGGCATGTGTACTACCCGCGGGATGTGAATGCATGCCTTCATATTTTTTACCACATTTGCTGCTGTGATCTGGTTCGTATCAAATGTTAGGCTTGATATCTTATACCGCCCATTTTTTAAgtacaaaaagaaacaatgaatggCTAATTACCAGGTGACAACTAAGAAACACTGCCAAAAGCTCTGACTCTGTTAGAGATGGCATACATTTGATTGTACATGTTATATTGTACCACATGCTGCTGTTCGGAGCCCATGCAGTTTTACTTTgtgtgaatttctttttttttttaagcaaaataacTTATTCCGAATGCATTGTAACCTTACCTAATGACGATTGCCTTGTTCCGAGCACAAATTACATTCCTACTGGCCACCAGCTATTCTTTAATCCATGTTCTTAGGTGGAGTTTGTAACCGTAGCTGAATAGTTCTTAATCCACAGACCTTTAAGTGCTACATCAGGAATAGGGCAATTACCTGGGCAGCTGTTTCCACAAACATGTTTACCATTGTGGAGAAATTACTGCTCTTGAATGAAGTCATCGAGTGGGAAAAAGTCTCATTGTTTGAAGGAGAGCAGTGTTTAGATAGGGAGAGAAGCCCACAGACTTATCAAATAGTTGTGGTATGCTACTCATGAATACTGATAACACATGACTGTGGGACACGAGCTCCTGAATGTGCTGTTGTCAGTTTGCGTGTTTCTTTTGCAGCCCCACTCTCTTTCATGATGATGTGCATATTTAAGCCAGGGAGCAAGAACAGCTTACACGTGATTTCGACGTTGGCTGAAGTGTTGACTTCATATCAACGCCTGTTATTGCGGCAGTGCATTTATAAGGTGCCACATTTCAGCATTTGCTGCCCCCTGTTTGTGCATTGTTAGAGAGCAAAGCCTGCAACGTCACTTGAACTCTTGTGTACCCTGGAACTTTCTCTGTCTGGGATTTTCCAAGGAACCAGACTTGCCCTCGTAACACTTAAATTCATGGCTTGAACAGCCCTAGTTTCACCATTCAATGCCACAAATCCAATGAGTACCTTCTGCCGAGGTCATAAGCCATGTTACCTAACATTGGGAAGACTAGGTTATAAATTTGTGCGCATAAATATCGTAGGAAATGCATGCAAGTACACTGCTATAGCTCAGTTGGTacattgttttttcttcttcattcagAATGTTTATTTGTTCACCAATGTTACACAGAAAAGGAACGAAGGAAAGAAcgtgactttttaagggctcgtttttatttgttagacacaatattaatgagaactaacagataataatgcattattgtctgttagttctcacaaAAAAGGAACATAATTTAGAAGTGTGGCACTTACCCGCTTTCTGTAAATTCTTGAACACGAGACTTTgaactttgtttgttttttagcttTGTGAGGGGAATGCATGATTTTAAGCTGGTTGTGTATGTGTACATTCTTCATCATAGTCTAATAAATCTCTCCCTCTCATTTTAATGAGCAATAGCTGCTAGCTCAGCACACCTCTTTTTATCCCTTTTCTCACTGTTGCaccagtgtctttttttttttctgccattcaGACATGGTGATCAGAGCTCTGCTGACTTACTTTCATTTTTTTGGAGTTCATAAAGCAAAAAGTGTCTGTGGGATGCCTAGGTTGCAACCAAAGAAGCTGAGTTTGTCACCCGTCTGGCTTAACGCAAGTTTTGATTGCTACGGTTGGTGTTGGCAGAGCTGTGTCCTTCAAATGAGATAAAGGAGCTCCAAAATGCAGTTGTGTATGTGTGTAGGAAGTTTGGCTATTATAACCTCTCCTTGAGCTCTAGCAGCGGTAGAACTATCAACTACATCTGTTGTGTCATCATTGTAGCAGCATAGCCACTTGTCTGTTGGGTGGTGTCATGACAAACGCATATTTTTGTGAATGTGGACAACTTTTACCTCATAGCCTATGTACAAGCTTGTATAACTCTAACCAAAAAAACATTGCTGTGCCGTGTGCACAATGGGAAACACCGTCGAAGTGCACGGGCCACTACATGTAATGTTTGGTAACTTTATTCTTGTTCCTATAATAAATATTATACTCATTGCTATATATACTTTTTTCTATTTGTGCAGATGTGAAATGGGCAACCTTCTGCGCTTGCTGTCGAGGGACGATGCCCCGAAGTACGACGTCTTCGTTGACTTCGAAAGTAAGTTGTGTGCCATAGCATCGACTTGCAAGAGACCTCTATGATCATTTTGCAGCGAGATATTGCATTATAAACGCAGAACATCAAGTTCAGTGCCTTTTATGATATTTTAGAAACCACATGCTAAACCGCTTGCAGACTGGCAGCTTAACATTAAACGTGTCATGTAGATGCAGCTTCTAAAGCTACAGGCAAGACGTCGTTTGGTTTGTATTACAGCTGTCTAGATAGTTCATAACGATGGCTTGTCTCTGACTGTTTCGATTTGTTACATGTTTGTAACTTGCATCTAATGTCTAGTGGCATTAAATACGGTGTCCTTGATTGATATCAAGACATCTAGTCTCTGGGAAAAggctggcttgcttgcttgcttggaaTTCAGCGACATAGTGGgtctggtgggaaagggaaaaggCCACACTTCTTTGAACTGGATATGCCCATTTTTATTTGCAAATATAGAGAGAGATCTCCACATCTGTATCTCTTTTCTTGCACAAATTGTGCTTCTGTGCTGCGTTAAAACCAGCTCTACTGGTGTCCTTCTTTTTCTCGTCGTTCCAGATGCTGAGCCTTCAGAATCCGAACAGGAGACGTACTACGTAGTGCAGGATGTGCTGCAACACTCAAGGGACATACTCTTGGAACTGCAGACGTACAAAGGCGCGGGCAGCGAGATTAGAGAGGTGAGCACAGGCCACTTGTCTACCGTCGTCACCCGCTACATTCGACCGTACCACTAATCACTATAGCAAACACTGCGGGAAGTTCACAAGCtcaaagaacgtgagcttgggcatgttggtaatccatcgAGGCGGCGAAGATAGCGAGTTTGGGGGACATGTGTGTGAGCGCGCTGTCAGTAGAGCTGACAAGAAAGGAATTTGATTTCTTAAAGGTGATAGGGTGACCTGAGGGGGATGGTTGCGTCCACGTGGCCCATTAATCttgtaaatatatattttttttactctcatgcTTACGTTGTCTACACATCTTCAACATGTGTCATGATAATTAATGATCTTGTACTGATGCACCTGCATGCGTTGCTTGGTTTTTCCTATATTTTCATGTCTCTGCTTCGTAGATAATACATTTTTCGGAAGTTAGCGCTGCGTGCACGTCGtttctcttgtgtccctgtccctttggtgcgctataggtgttaaaaaaaaacacaagctcAAGTTAAGAAAGTTACAGTGGATCCCTAAATACATTCTTACGAGATGAGAACGTGAAAGTGTTTTCGCAAACCTAGCCAAAAAACACTGCCTCAGGTGCAGGTGTTTGCTGCGGCTGTTGTTGGTGCCGGTCAGTTCCAGTGGAGAGGTCACATGTGTTCTGAACACGGCTTTTACGAAGGCCACCCAGGTGGCCTTTGTAGCCGAGAAATGCTTTGTCATTAACACAGGATAGCACGAAGCAGCtgttttaaaagtatgtttatgtGAGATCTCGCTAGGTTTTGTGTACAAAAAAGTTTACATTAAAGGCCTGAAGTACAAGCATTTCACTACAAATCACTGTCATACCCACACAACTTTGTGGATATGCCACCATGCACACATCAGCACCATGGTAACCTAAGTGTGATTTTGGTGTACCTATTCGGTGTGGTGGCATCTGTGCACTTGTTTTGGATCCAATTCTTGGCAGTGCTGTAGCAGATGAGGGCAACACTGTGCACATTGCAAGGAACAAGGTGTTCTTAGAAAACAGTGCTCTTTGCTATGAGAACCATCTGAGTGTTTTATTATGAGTTTTGGCGTTCTTTGTCTctcccccccttctctctcctttcttttctccACTCTGACACTGTGTATTGGCTGCCGACATTCATTGCCCAGGCTATAGCCAACCCAAGGAGTGAAGCTCGTCAAATGAAAGCCTGGGAGGCAGTGCTGCCCCTGGTCTCCAAGTTGAAGCAGTTCTACATCTTTTCGCAAAGTCTTGGTGAGTGCTTGCCATGAATGACATGCATTGCTCGATTTGCCCAAAGTTGCCATCATTAAATTGCCAGCGTCATTACTGCAAGACCAATCAGTCTATTAAGTAGTTCACCTTCGGCAAGACAGCGTATTTAACAGAGGAGTATCTGTTATCGAACAGTTGAAGTTTATTGCAGAAGCGAGTAAGGCGTGCatagacggacacaagaaaggcaacaTAAATGCAGTTTTTCtttgcacgtgtgtgtgtgtgcgtgtgtgtgtgtgtgggtgggtgggtgtgCGCGTGCGCCTTAGTTTCTTCTATGACCAATCAATGCAAACTGCCTCAACTTTCTGTCAAGAAGTTTCCTTCCATAGCAAAGTATAGATTCTTGCCATGACTTTGCGTTTTGTACATGTTAAGTGAAAAATGGTAAATTGACAtgcacccgccatggtggtctagtggttatggtgctcgactgctgacccgaaggttgcgggatcgaatcccagccacggtggctgaattttcgatggagccaaaaatgcttgaggcccatgtacttaaatttagaggcacgttaaagaaccccaggtgggcgaaatttccagagccctccactatggcatctctgataatcatatcggggtttcgggACATAAAACCTCTACAATTGATTAAATTGACATGAAACTAATGTTAGTCAGCTGTAGAAGCAGTAGAGATACCTGGCTCTCGAAATGCACCCATTGATGCATCAATGAATTACTGTGGCATTATCCATTAGAGAGGAGACCTGTCAGTATAGCACTTATTCCTAAATAGAAGTTTCATTGATGGTTAGAAAACTTCTTCAATTTGTTGTTGAAATGTAGGGAAGCTTTACGGAAAATCTCCAGGATGAAAGGCAGGGCCAGTGTCTGCTCAAAAGTGGTCATTTGAATCCTATACTGGATCATGTTGCTTCAATAATAGGTGTACCACGCTTGCTCTACTCAACTTAAAGACATCTTTGCCTAAGGCTACTTGTGTCTACTTTCGTCTGTATTATGGGCTACTCGTGTCTTCTCCAAGTGTGATGTGCAGCATTCTGAGGCATCTGACTGACAGGCAGTGTTGCCTTCTTCTTTGCAATAGCTTAGTTTGGCAGTGCACATCAGTAACAAGGACTAGACAGAACGTGGGAGTATGCAAACATAAGTGCTGAGGACTGACATAaggctaaccaactagcccacccaaGGTCTTCTTATCAACTCTTCTAACAAACTAGCCGTAACCCTTTCAGGCGCCACCTGTGAAGAACTGTCGGGAAATGTGTCAGATCAATGCGTTGTTTCAAGGCACTAGACATTCTATTGTAAACAAAAATGTCCTAATAAATTAACTTATGTGTTATCATAATTACTCCTAATGAAATTTTCATTTAATATATATTTAGTCTGAATTCATTCGTGCTCTGTTTTACATCAAAAGGATTAAATCTCacgctagaaatatagtgcaagttcTTTTTCGGTTATGTCCGTTTGAGGAAAGGAAAATTATGCTTTCGACGTGGCTCGCACGAAGCGGCTGTCGAACGATTCATCGAGTATTGTAGTGCCTTCTGAAAAATTATGTGCAgcggtacactgcaaaatgaagttaaatgaagacacatttattacaCGGTACTATAACCCTGCTGGTATGCCATGGCCTTCGGTCAAGCAGCAAGGGATGTAATAACGCTCGTACAAGAATGGGAgccatacacatggtttattctgTGGCAGCCTATTTAACATTGTTATCAAAAGCTTCGCCGTGATGGCGTCAGCCTGACATCTAAGCAAACACTGGTTTCTTTCTTGGTTATCACTTTGAGGTCCAATTCATCCAAAGCTAAATAGccccctagttgatacaaatagcaaaaacaagtgatgtacacaattgtgtacacagtgtctcaaagggttaaagggatactgaataAAATTTTTGCTGCCATGATTTAGAGCCAAATTGACATTGGGTGCTGAAATCTatacacaaccttcatttcaggcacaAACTAggggaaaataatgaatttaatgcgtttttcacaaagtTTCGCATCTAGAGGCAGCGCCATGAACTGGAGGAGGTGACGTTTGGCGACGTTTTATGCACCGGAAAcgggcatgccaacaatgccagccaTCGCTTAGGGGCTGGGCTAAAGCCCCTAAATGGTGGGGCATGCCTTAGCACCTTTGTGGAAAGGGGGTGTGTGAGATGTAAAGGAGAGGACGGGGGAGAAAGGGAAGAGCAGGACAGGAACACGTGCACCCTGCTTGTTCCACGGTGAATGTGATGCGCTGACACTCCACCCAAAATGTAGCCAACTGTTTATCGATAAACTCTGTTTATCAGAACAGTCGCGTCTTCTGAGTTGAATTTTGATGCTTTCATCAGTTTTTTTCCAATTttcgttcagtatccctttaagctctTCTTCGCACCCTTTTTCAGAGGAAGTTGTGCCTCGCATCCTGTGGGAGCTTTGCTCAGGTCCGCGGACCCCTCGCGAGCACCTGGAAACACAGCAAGCCCTTGTGAAGCAGTTTGCAGAGATTTTGGACTTTGTACTCAAGTTCGACGACCTCAAGGTGAGATGGCCACTTTGAATCGTCGCTCAAGTTCTCACTGAAGCTTCTCTGCCAGGCATCCTCTCTGCTGCCATTTCAAACACAATGTTTGTTCAAATGTGACATCTAGCTGTACCGTGACATTCTAAAAGCTGCAACATTGGGATGTAATGAAAGCTGAAGCATCAGTTTGTTGAGCCAACTTTGCTCATTTACGTAGGGCATCTGCTTTTTAAAGGTAGGGTATCTATTTAGGTTATCCATTTTATTACATATCGTGTTTATTAAGGAGGACAGCTGGTGGGTCTTCTGTATCTGTATATTGTACCTATAAATCTGTATTTATTAAACATAAACCTGACTGCCTTTCTCTGAACTTTTGCTGATTTGCCTATATGAAATCTGGCTGAAAGGAGACCAGACAGGGCTAGCACGTCGTAATACAGATGGAACGTTGTAGTTTACACTATTAAGTTTTTTGTGAGGCTAGTTCATGGCTTTTTCGGCACAAAAGGCCATCTAACAGCTTTTCAGCTAATCTTTTTAATAGAATATTCCCATCGCAGGTTTTTGAAGGCACCACGGATGTTAAAAATATTTCCTGCTACAGCTTCTTAGGCTCACAAGTTGCTTCCATATGTTTAAACTGTATAAATTAACAACTCAAGCTATGAAGCTGACATCTCGCCTTTGTTGCAGATGACGAACCCCGCAATTCAAAACGACTTCAGCTACTACCGCAGGACGGTTAGCAGGTTACGGCTGGCAAACCAGGTGAGTGTGTCGGTCATGCGATTACAAGCTACGGAAAACAAAGGGTGTGTCATGACAAGGTGCTCGAAGATACTTGGCACTTATTTGATAGTGATGATGACTTGCCCTTGTGACCATGGAAAGGTCAAAAGGTGCAGAGTGCAAATGTATGCATAGGAAGGGACTGGGCATTTTGCAGTCTTAAAAAGCTCTTTGGCTCTTCCCCCCCACTTTGCACGGACAGCTGCCTGACCTTGTCAAATAGGGTTATCTCAGAGACAGTGTAATTGAAGGCATTGACTTGGCACACCAATTTTTACACCCGTGTACAATGCCTCTTTGCAAGGCTTTCAATGTTATTGTTTTGTAAGCTGGGATAAAAGTGCTTCATTGGATTCAAGTAAGAATACATGGTGTTCTGTAGACATGATGCAAAAAACCTGAAacacttcgttatattgaggtttaactgcaGATGACACATCTTTTAAGCACACCAGACACCATAATGGTTGTTAACCAACTAACCTAGCTCATCCCATTCATTTGTGACATGGGATGATCATGGAGGCGGCACATCGTCAACTTCATGCTCCTTATAGCATTAACTAATTTAGCTAAAGAATGAGTGTTGTAATTCTATGTCCTATGACTTCGACAGCCATTCTTGCGATAGTCTCCGACCATTTTTCAATTACATATTCACCTTCCTGGTTTTATGCTAAGCCTTCTTTCACATATGGTGCTGCTGTCTTTCTGCAGAACTGTTTTTAAAGTAAATGTAATGTGTTTGTTGAGAGTCCTTTGCCTCCCCTTAAACGAGCACATCTTTGCCATTGACTGCTTTATTTGACCACATTTCTTCCTCGTGCTTGTTTGTGACAAAACGCAGGAAAACATAGAGGACGGTCTGGAGGTTCCCAACGAGCTCGCGAACCACATGTCGCTGTTCTACGCTCACGCGACGCCCATGCTGAAGGTGCTCAGCGATGCAACGACGCGCTTTGTCGCTGAAAACAAGGACCTGCCCATTGAGAACACCACTGAGACCCTGGGGACCATGGCCAAGGTGTGCCAGCGGATGGTCGACAACAGGTGGGTGGTTTAGAAGAGCTTGAACACGAGCTAGCCTCGGCCTGCATCGGAGGCAGAAAGGGTGAGGCTGGCTAAAGAATCTGAGCAACAAACAGTCAGAAAAGACTCATAAAAGTGATCCAATTCCAGTCTCGCTTTTTACCACATTTATCAAGAAATATTGGATGCACAAGACCATGCATGGCATCCGCCCGAGTTGTGTGGCCTGCCTGTCCTGTCTTGGCTCGTCTTGTTGGTCTTGTCAGCCAACAAGACGAGCCAAAACAGGGCAGACAGGCTACACAACTCAAACAGATGCCATGCATGGTCTTGTGCATCCAACATTTCTTGCATAACAAAAGGAGATTGACTTCGCCACAGGCATGATCCCAGATCGTTACCAATCTTGGAGACCATGCTAGAAGCAGCATTTTGCTTCATGTTGATTTTGAGGAGGCAGAGTAGAAAACTTGAGCGGCACAGAAACCTCTGTTGCTCAGGTCTCACCGGCGTCAGAGTTTCATACAGACATAGTTCGGAAGGTCACTCTGGGCACTGTACGGCGTCTCACTTGTGGTTTTTACTCATGCAGAGGCTGACGCTGTTCATATTAGCTGGATTACTAGTGATGCTGCAGGCCAGTGAATGCCACAGTCCTGACGATTTCGCTTTCTTGCGCAGAGAAATTTGTTCGAGATTCAAGAACGAGGAGACCATCCTGTTTGTGCTGCGGGTGATGGTAGGCGTGATCATACTGTACGACCACGTTCACCCCCAGGGAGCTTTCACCAAGACATCTCATATTGATGTGAGTTGCCTTCTTCTAGACTACCGAtagcagcgccgcaagcggactgaccctgtttgggcttcagtttttgaagctcgttccaagCACTTCcttcttctagtacactctacttcaACTATTCGTGCAGTAATTCGCTGGTTCGCAGCGCAGCCGACGTATGGCACGCTATCACAATTTAGTGTTATGTTTAGGCGTTGCAAGTTACTTCACCTGTCAAGAACCCCAGCATGAAAGATGTGGATGTGGTTCATGCAGTGAAACCTCGCTCAAGAGATGTATACCCCTTGTGAGCGGCTAACGCTTCGGCTTTGTTTTGACATGTGCGCTTGTTCGTTTTTCAGTCACTGCACTTACCTGGCAAAGGCAACTTCACATCTTATCGCTCGCCATAGGCCACATGTTGATCTGTTCAAACCTTCCCGTACCGTATCACTGCTTCCAATTAGGCTAGAATTAGACATTCTAGTCTAATTCTACAATGGGCAGTGTGAACAGCGAGTGCACATTCTAGAGCACCGGTGATTACACTGGAATCACTGGCATAGCCAAGAGAGGAGAGgttccacccccctccccccttgaaaattttcaattttgcatgtgtatatatatatatatgcacacacataacGAATGCTTAAAACGAATACTTAAACCCCTcccccctaaaaaaaataaaattctgGCTACTCCCCTGGCTTGAATGTTTGATGACACGTGTACAAAATGTGGATGTGTTTCACTCACAGATCAGATTTCGACTGTTGCGCTCACCACTACCATTGTACTAAGTGTGTTCTTGGTTTTGCTGGGCACACGTTTGCCTAATATAGTTCTTTAACTTACCCTTCACATTGCCATGTTCAACGTCACAACTCAACAATTTGAATGATGACTGATGCCACCAGTACTTGGGCAGATAAAATGCGCCATGAGCCTGTAGCTCTTTATGTTTCTCAAAGCGTACCAAGAGAAACTTTAGAAGTCGAAATAATTTCTCTCCATTTTCAGGTCAAACGGTCAATAAGGGTCCTCAAGGAGCAGCCGCCAAATGTTGTCGAGGGACTTCTGAATGCACTAAGGTGAGCTTGATTGGCAATCATCGTTAATTCGTTCTGCAGTTGTCTGTACAAGTACGGTCATGCTCGGTATG includes the following:
- the LOC119407047 gene encoding CYFIP-related Rac1 interactor B isoform X1; protein product: MTTRTCRCCFRCEMGNLLRLLSRDDAPKYDVFVDFENAEPSESEQETYYVVQDVLQHSRDILLELQTYKGAGSEIREAIANPRSEARQMKAWEAVLPLVSKLKQFYIFSQSLEEVVPRILWELCSGPRTPREHLETQQALVKQFAEILDFVLKFDDLKMTNPAIQNDFSYYRRTVSRLRLANQENIEDGLEVPNELANHMSLFYAHATPMLKVLSDATTRFVAENKDLPIENTTETLGTMAKVCQRMVDNREICSRFKNEETILFVLRVMVGVIILYDHVHPQGAFTKTSHIDVKRSIRVLKEQPPNVVEGLLNALRYTTRHLNDETTPRNIKGLLA
- the LOC119407047 gene encoding CYFIP-related Rac1 interactor B isoform X2 codes for the protein MGNLLRLLSRDDAPKYDVFVDFENAEPSESEQETYYVVQDVLQHSRDILLELQTYKGAGSEIREAIANPRSEARQMKAWEAVLPLVSKLKQFYIFSQSLEEVVPRILWELCSGPRTPREHLETQQALVKQFAEILDFVLKFDDLKMTNPAIQNDFSYYRRTVSRLRLANQENIEDGLEVPNELANHMSLFYAHATPMLKVLSDATTRFVAENKDLPIENTTETLGTMAKVCQRMVDNREICSRFKNEETILFVLRVMVGVIILYDHVHPQGAFTKTSHIDVKRSIRVLKEQPPNVVEGLLNALRYTTRHLNDETTPRNIKGLLA